The sequence below is a genomic window from Synechococcus sp. PCC 7335.
AAAGTTAAGGAAGATACGCTTCACTTGATTAGCTATGCAATCAATTCACCAGTTAATTCAGCTGGTAGCGAAGCGACGGCGTCCCAGACGCCTTCAGCCCATAGGAATCAATCACAAATAGAGGCTAAAGAGCTAATAGCCGCTATTGATAGTCGATTGCAGGCGATCGCACCCAAAGGCCTACAGCGAGCCGTCGTCTATGGCCCCTCTACAGACGACATCAGTCCTGAGTGGCTAAAGCGCATCAATCTACCAGCAAGTAGTAGCCTAGCGCTAAGAGAAAGCGCCCTAGCACTAGCTACTACAGGCGATATCGAAGCACTGTCCTACTGCCTCACCAGGGCGCTTAACCCAGATATTCGCGAACAGCTAGCAACCGGTGGGATTAGAGTACAGGTATCAGAAAAAGACAGATTGCTACGCATCATGGCGGAGGGACCGATTTGTCCTTCAAAGGCTGTCGCTGCAACACTGATCAACCAGCTGCTAAATCAGATCCAGCCATCAGAGGTAGATGGTATACGACTATACGGTCGTAGAGCAGGTCAAAAGCAGCCCGCTTGGAGCTATGGTCGTGATTACAGAACGCGCCAGCAGTTAGTGACAGAGGCAGCAGCAGACTTTGCCGTATCCGGTACTCAAGCGGGTGAGCTGATTACCTCACTTAGCAACAAAAGCATAGCGGGCCAAACAGCAACTGACAAAGACACTGACATCAGGCTAGGCACCGTCTTTAAGCGGACTTTGCAGCGTATGCTGTTGAAAACTCAGGTCTTCATCTCGCGAGATGAAGACCACTCACTGATAAACCTATCTAGTACTTTTCGCTCACATAGCGGCAAGATAGCCCTATTTTGGGGTGCAGTAGGCGTACTGCTAGTAGCACAACTTGACTTTGTAGTCGGTCAAGCTCTCCGACGGGCGGTGGGCGATCGCAAAGCACCCTTGATAACAACAGAAACCACTGAATATACCAGTGGGCACAGCAGCAGTAGACAACCCAATAGCTTTTATGGAAGCTATCTACTAGAGGACAGCAATCTAACATCTTCCACAATCGGCGATAGTGAATTGCCCTACAGTCCGAAGCAGACCATGATAGAGCGCGAAGTATTGCTAGCAGATTCTGAGCTACCGTCTTTTCGCAGTCAGCATCTTGATGAGAAGCTAGCGCTTTACCGACGTAGAGTCGAGCAGTCTGGACCACCAGATGTATTGGTAATTGGCAGCTCTAGGGCGCTACGTGGCGTCGATCCGATCGCTTTGCAAAAGGCTTTAGCTAAGTCCGGTCATAAAAACTTGAGCGTCTTCAACTTTGGTCTTAACGGTGCTACAGCGCAAGTGGTCGATCTTGTTGTACGGCGTTTGATTGCACCTAATCAACTGCCGCAAGTGATTATTTGGGCAGATGGGGCTCGAGCATTCAATAGCGGTCGAACGGATATCACCTACAATGCGATCGCTGTTTCTGAAGGCTATCGTCAGCTCGAAGCGAGCGATCCGGTAAACGGTGTAGACGGTCTTGTTTCAGGTGGTATCGGTGACCAGCTAGCGCTGCGTGCGACACAAACCGACCAAAAACTAAGTGAACGCCTTGGACAGGTATCTTCTACCTATCGTGAGCGCGATAAAGTACGATCAGGAATCGGTCGGGGGCTTGGCACTATTTTGCCTAGGGAGGGCGTGTCTTGGGCAGAGCCTTTGGCAGTTTCAACAGAACTCTCTGCGGGGGACGACAAAACTGATGGATCGGTTCTTGCCACAGAGACTCACTTAATTAGCTATGACGGCTTTCTACCGCTTCCTAACCGGTTTAATCCAGCTACCTACTACCAAAGTCACCCTCGCGTTGCGGGTGACTACGATAGTGACTACAAAGCTTTTCGAATGGATGGCGAGCAGTCTGATGCCTTTGTAAACCTACTGCGCTTCACTGCTGACAAAGAAATTCCTATCGTCTTCGTCAATACACCCTTGACCAACGAATATTTAGATAGCTACCGCGATCGCGCTGAAGATATCTTTACCCAGTACATGCTGCAAGTAACAAAGCGCTACGCTAACTTCACCTTCCGCGATCTGGGCCAGCTATGGCCCGAGCAATACGATTATTTCTCTGATCCTAGTCATCTTAATCGCTACGGTGCGTATAAGGTTTCCCAACGCCTATCTCAAGATCCCCTTATCCCCTGGCCTCAATCTTTTTAAACCGGCGCCCTATGCCGCTCTTCATCAACGAGTTATCCGAATAGACTTCTCGAATTAATCGTATCGCTTGCTTGATCGCGACGGCTTACCTATGACCCAGCCATCTATTCTCTATGCTCTGTTCTTGGCCTTGCTCTTTCCAGCATATTGGCTGCTTCCAATCCAAAAGCTAGATCAGCCACAACCGAAGCAATCGCTCAGGCTCTGGGTCATTCTACTGGCAAGTCTATTCTTCTACGCTTCTCTACTAACAGCAGACTATATTCCACTACTGCTAATCCTAACTGCTATGAATTTCTTCATTGGCAAGGCCCTATCGGCGCCAGTGAACCGGCCTATTCTAGATAACGCATGTCAATCTGCACAGGCAAACAGGACAACGCATAAAACACAAGTGCTAGCGCTAGGAATCTCACTAAACCTGCTGTTGTTGCTCAGTTTTAAGTATGTTTCACCGAGCCTGTCAGCCTTGGGGTTTGAGCAGCTAGCTGTCGGTCCTGTTGCGGCGTTGGCAATGCCGCTGGGGCTGAGCTTCTTTACTTTTGAATGTATTGCCTATCTTGTAGATGTCTATCGTGGCTTACCTGCTTGCCAAAGCTGGTTAGAATTCGCAGCTTACAAACTCTTTTTTCCAAAGCTTGTCTCCGGGCCAATTACCCGCTTCCATAGCTTTTCAAATCAGCTCAAAAGCCTTTCCTTCCCGTCTCTTGATCGAAATATAGAAGGACTTTGGTTAATTGCCTCTGGCGCAGTTAAAAAGTTGGTGATCGCTGACAACATTGGTCAGCTTGTAGATATCAGTGCTGAGAGCCTGTCTCGTGCAGGTAGCGGAGATATCTGGCTGCTAGCTTTTGCCTATGGCTTACAGCTCTATTTTGATTTTAGTGGCTATGTCGATGTCGCCAGGGGTAGCGCATTGCTATTAGGCTTCAATCTGCCTCAAAACTTCAACTTCCCCTACTTTGCCCTTAGCATTACTGACTTTTGGCAGCGTTGGCATATCACCTTAGGCGCATGGCTACGCAACTATCTCTACTTTCCTTTAGGCGGATCTCGGCGCGGATTGACTCGAACCTGTTTCAATTTAATGGTGGTGATGCTTATAGCTGGCGCTTGGCACGGTGATCGGTGGGGTTTTGTCGTTTGGGGTGCAATCCACGGTTTGGCTCTGATAGTTCATCGGTTAAACAGAGCCGTATGCGATCGCGCTTCCTGGTTGCAAGCGTTTTGGCAAAGTACACCCGGCGTTGTGATCGCTTGGATCATCACTCAGTTCACTGTCTTCTTTAGCTGGATATTTTTCCGTTTCCCCAACCTTACCGACGCCAGTCTAGCAATACAGCGTTTGTTTGGTCACCGTGCAGACATTCAGTTCGCTCAGAAGGTCTACCTTGATTCCACGGGTTTAAATCGCTCACAGTTACTCCTTCTTCTCAGTTCGCTAGCGATCGCCATCGGCATTGCCTATCTAATTCATCAAGGCTTAAAGCTTCAAATCAGCTGGCCGGTCAAAGTGCTACTACTCCCGCTTTGTGGTTTCTTTGCCTGGATACTGGCTCCTGATATGGCATTACCCTTTATCTACTTCGATTTCTAAGCACTGTTACTAAGACTAATGGCTTGAGATTAACTACTAAGGATCCCATTGGGCGAACCATGAAAGATAGATTTAGCATTTTAGAGAGGCATTCGAGGAACGCAAATCACTAGAATTCTTATCCTATACAGCTTTCAGTTTGCGAGCTTTACCTTAGCCAAATGACCAACGCTACAAAACTGTGGCGGGACTCCATTCAGCTCCATCTGAATAGAGCTTTATTTAGAACTACGAAAAAATAATAGGGCAGTCAAATAAATTAAGACTTGTAATATTTTGTTACATCGGTTATGATAGTTACATCGGTTGAGAACACCGCTTTCTTTTTGAAGCGCTCAGCCCATACGTACCTAACTACTCGGAATAATAATGACTACTACTCTACAACAGCGCCAAAGCGCTAGCTTGTGGGAGCAGTTCTGTCAGTGGGTTACCAGCACCGAGAACCGCCTCTATGTAGGTTGGTTCGGCGTGTTGATGATCCCGACTTTGCTTGCTGCCACTGCCTGTTTCGTAATTGCGTTCATCGCAGCACCCCCCGTCGACATCGACGGTATCCGTGAGCCGGTGGCTGGTTCACTGATGTACGGCAACAACATCATCTCTGGTGCGGTTGTGCCTTCATCTAACGCGATCGGTCTGCACTTCTACCCTATCTGGGAAGCAGCTTCTCTAGACGAGTGGCTCTACAACGGCGGCCCTTACCAGTTGGTTATCTTCCACTTCCTCATCGGCGTCTTCTGCTACATGGGTCGTGAGTGGGAGCTATCCTACCGGTTGGGTATGCGTCCGTGGATCTGTGTTGCTTATTCTGCGCCCGTCGCAGCGGCAACTGCAGTATTCTTAATCTACCCCTTGGGTCAGGGTTCGTNNNNNNNNNNNNNNNNNNNNNNNNNNNNNNNNNNNNNNNNNNNNNNNNNNNNNNNNNNNNNNNNNNNNNNNNNNNNNNNNNNNNNNNNNNNNNNNNNNNNNNNNNNNNNNNNNNNNNNNNNNNNNNNNNNNNNNNNNNNNNNNNNNNNNNNNNNNNNNNNNNNNNNNNNNNNNNNNNNNNNNNNNNNNNNNNNNNNNNNNNNNNNNNNNNNNNNNNNNNNNNNNNNNNNNNNNNNNNNNNNNNNNNNNNNNNNNNNNNNNNNNNNNNNNNNNNNNNNNNNNNNNNNNNNNNNNNNNNNNNNNNNNNNNNNNNNNNNNNNNNNNNNNNNNNNNNNNNNNNNNNNNNNNNNNNNNNNNNNNNNNNNNNNNNNNNNNNNNNNNNNNNNNNNNNNNNNNNNNNNNNNNNNNNNNNNNNNNNNNNNNNNNNNNNNNNNNNNNNNNNNNNNNNNNNNNNNNNNNNNNNNNNNNNNNNNNNNNNNNNNNNNNNNNNNNNNNNNNNNNNNNNNNNNNNNNNNNNNNNNNNNNNNNNNNNNNNNNNNNNNNNNNNNNNNNNNNNNNNNNNNNNNNNNNNNNNNNNNNNNNNNNNNNNNNNNNNNNNNNNNNNNNNNNNNNNNNNTGGCGTCTAGCTACAAAACGTTAGAATACTGCTATTAGTGTTTTGTTGCTATCAGAGCCCTACTACTATGGTTTCCCAACCGCTTGACACACTTCCTAGCACTGAAGATCTCCCCTGTTCGGATGATACGCCTGTGGATAATGAAGATCAAAATCTACTGCCTAATCTGCTGCTGCTATCGCTTGCAAGCTTGTGGTCGACGCGGATGGATTGGTTTTTTGCGGTAGATATGGCGGTGTATCACACGACTGGCATTAGTCCTAAGGTACCCGTTGTACCTGATGCCTTTTTAAGTCTGGGGGTTGAGCGCAAGAAAAACGGAAAGTCTCGTAAAAGCTATGCCGTTTGGGAAGAGAATGGAACGGTGCCGACTTTTGTCTTAGAGATGGTTTCTCATCGCTACGACGATGAATACGACGAGAAGATGGCCCTCTATGCTCAGCTCGGTGTGCTGTATTACGTGCTGTACAACCCTGAGTATTGGCAACGACATCAGCATCAGCCCTTTGAAGTTTACAGACTGGAGGAAGACGGCTATCGGCTGAAAATTGGTGAGCCGTACTGGATGCCTGAGATTGGTATCGGTATTGGTAGAGGTCGGCAAGTAGTTGGTGGCATCGAGCAGGAGGTGCTGCTGTGGCACGACGCCCAAGGGAAGGCGTATCCGCTATCAGAGCAGATAATTGCGGATATGCAGATTGACATTAGTGCAGAAAGGCAAAAAGCAGAAACAGAAAGGCAAAGAGCGGAGGCGGAAAGGCAAAGAGCAGATCGGCTGGCCGCGTACTTGAGATCGCAAGGAATCGATCCTGACACAATTACGTAAGACTGCTACTGCTCACGTCTGCTGGGAAAGTGAAAACAAGCTTAACTAGGCTCTGTTGTGCAGTTCTATCTTGCAAGATAGGCGAGTGAGGAAGAAAAATCAGAGGCGTTAGTAGAAGTCCAAGAAATCGCAGCAATGGGGCACGCCTACGGACGAACCGATGAAGCAGGCAGCAAAGCGATCGCTCAATGCACTATTTCTCTTCTCTTTGGCCTATAAGTCTTATCTCAAAATATATCTTCCGAGCCGTATCCCTAAGGCACAACTGTCACTACCGTTCCCACTTCGACCATCTCATATAGCTGACGAACATCTTCGTTGTACATGCGAACGCAGCCATGAGAGGCAGCGGTTCCTACGGATTCTCGATTAGGCGTGCCGTGAAAGCCGATCGAGTTGGTACCGTCTGTCCAAAAGGCAATCCAGCGATCGCCTAAGGGATTGTAAGGCCCAGGCGGGACTACCTCAGAGGTGATTGGATTGGTCCAGCCAGGATCAGTAACTTGGTGGAACACTTCAAACTTTCCGGTCGGTGTCTCCCATCCAGCGCGACCGATAGCGACTGGATAACTGATTTTCACAGTATCTCCTTGATAAACATATACTCTCTTTTATCCCAAGCGAAGTAACAAACTAATTGTCTCTTTTTCTGTTGCTTCATTACTCTCAGCAGTTGCTGGCGGTACGCTTTCTCCGGATACTGACGTAGGTACCGACTGACGAGAAGGAATGGTCTGTAATAGCTCATCTAGTGCCAATTGCTTCGATAAGTCTTGTACAAGACTATCTGGCGTCTGCTTCGTGAATGTTTGTACAACCTTCGCTTCGGCAAAGGCAGCTTCCAACATCACTAAAAAAGAAAACGTTCCGCATACTAGCGTTCCAACAGTGAGTGCCCAAGGCCTATTCGAAGAGTTTTCTTGCCTGATATACATGAGTTTTAGTGAAGCTAGCTTTAAAGAACTATGTAGGCTGTAATGAGTAATGATCCTGCATTTAGACACCATTATAATCGATAGTATTATTTGTATTAATCTACCGTTAGCATCTTTCACTCTCTCCCCGTACTTTTTTCACTAACCCGTACTTTTTTCACTAAAAGGGTTTCACAATAGCAATCAATAGTAATTTGTTCTAAGTCACGTATGCTTTTATACGGTGTCACTCTAATACTATACTTTAATAGTAGGTGATTCGAACATACCTTCTCTATCGAATGACTTCATAAAAGGAAGGAAATATCTATCTTATGGGGTATAAAAAGCTTTGATTGGCTCGTTTTCCTCTGGCTTTCTTAGAGGCAGACACCGCTTTAGGTAGAGGCTTAAGGTAAGTATCTTATGTAAACGTTGTCCTAGCTTGGCTCACCCGTAATTTTATCTTGTGAGCACAGTAGATCCATTTGTCGTTCACAAACCTTCTACAAGAAGATAGAAATAGTATGCAGACGTTGTTCAATAAAACACTCGCAGTTTCTGCTTCCCTTCTCTCTATTGCAGGGTTGGTTCTGTTGGTTCCTCAATCAGTCAGTGCCCAGGAAATGTCTGATGATACAGACGT
It includes:
- a CDS encoding MBOAT family protein — its product is MTQPSILYALFLALLFPAYWLLPIQKLDQPQPKQSLRLWVILLASLFFYASLLTADYIPLLLILTAMNFFIGKALSAPVNRPILDNACQSAQANRTTHKTQVLALGISLNLLLLLSFKYVSPSLSALGFEQLAVGPVAALAMPLGLSFFTFECIAYLVDVYRGLPACQSWLEFAAYKLFFPKLVSGPITRFHSFSNQLKSLSFPSLDRNIEGLWLIASGAVKKLVIADNIGQLVDISAESLSRAGSGDIWLLAFAYGLQLYFDFSGYVDVARGSALLLGFNLPQNFNFPYFALSITDFWQRWHITLGAWLRNYLYFPLGGSRRGLTRTCFNLMVVMLIAGAWHGDRWGFVVWGAIHGLALIVHRLNRAVCDRASWLQAFWQSTPGVVIAWIITQFTVFFSWIFFRFPNLTDASLAIQRLFGHRADIQFAQKVYLDSTGLNRSQLLLLLSSLAIAIGIAYLIHQGLKLQISWPVKVLLLPLCGFFAWILAPDMALPFIYFDF
- a CDS encoding Uma2 family endonuclease, whose product is MVSQPLDTLPSTEDLPCSDDTPVDNEDQNLLPNLLLLSLASLWSTRMDWFFAVDMAVYHTTGISPKVPVVPDAFLSLGVERKKNGKSRKSYAVWEENGTVPTFVLEMVSHRYDDEYDEKMALYAQLGVLYYVLYNPEYWQRHQHQPFEVYRLEEDGYRLKIGEPYWMPEIGIGIGRGRQVVGGIEQEVLLWHDAQGKAYPLSEQIIADMQIDISAERQKAETERQRAEAERQRADRLAAYLRSQGIDPDTIT